A genomic window from Silene latifolia isolate original U9 population chromosome Y, ASM4854445v1, whole genome shotgun sequence includes:
- the LOC141628500 gene encoding uncharacterized protein LOC141628500, translating into MSKPETNSQSSSPDSLFSPLDDPFFLSPTDQPGLKLSKTSFDGSNFRQWQREIIQALLSKNKIGFISGECTIPEKTDKRYNAWIRCAIFLKKELANVKQENASLLDYYSKIKGFWENIDQMDPVPQCICGVMAKCTCSLVKHLVERETQSKLIQLLVGLHAGYEHVHSSLLSMEPLPPINRVLQKIEWQKSINDSNGSVVLENVAYAAKKMFNGHKPAEDNNKVKRSKDCFGQPAIVGQFDNPPCAQCGKSNHKTADCFQQQICLFL; encoded by the exons ATGTCCAAACCCGAAACAAATTCTCAATCAAGTTCTCCAGATTCTCTTTTTTCTCCGCTTGATGATCCATTTTTCCTGTCTCCAACTGATCAGCCTGGGTTAAAGCTTTCAAAAACATCCTTTGATGGCTCTAATTTTCGGCAGTGGCAGCGTGAGATCATCCAGGCCCTGCTTTCCAAGAACAAGATTGGATTTATTTCTGGAGAATGCACGATTCCTGAGAAAACGGATAAGAGGTATAATGCCTGGATTCGTTGTGCTATTTTT TTAAAGAAAGAACTCGCCAATGTCAAACAAGAAAATGCTTCTTTGTTGGATTATTACAGTAAAATTAAGGGTTTTTGGGAAAATATAGATCAGATGGATCCTGTTCCTCAATGTATCTGTGGGGTTATGGCTAAATGCACCTGTAGCCTGGTCAAACATTTGGTGGAAAGGGAAACTCAGTCAAAGTTGATCCAGTTACTGGTGGGTTTACATGCTGGGTATGAACACGTTCATTCGTCTTTATTGTCTATGGAGCCTCTTCCACCCATAAATAGGGTTTTACAAAAGATTGAATGGCAGAAATCCATTAATGACAGTAATGGTTCTGTTGTTCTTGAGAATGTAGCTTATGCTGCCAAGAAAATGTTTAATGGACACAAACCTGCTGAGGATAATAATAAAGTCAAACGTTCTAAGGATTGTTTTGGTCAACCTGCTATTGTTGGACAGTTTGATAATCCACCTTGTGCCCAGTGTGGGAAGTCTAATCATAAGACTGCAGACTGTTTTCAGCAGCAAATATGTCTTTTTTTGTGA